The proteins below come from a single Lodderomyces elongisporus chromosome 3, complete sequence genomic window:
- a CDS encoding uncharacterized protein (BUSCO:EOG09264U78): MGILTTQDKEKIKRAVPKTSNKVIDATVARLYIAYPDPTKWVFTGLMGAIALVDDLVGHTFFLKMVDITGHRGVIWDQELYVNFEYNQDRKFFHTFEIEDCLVGLLFEDTNDATHFHKRVTTRQKHGSSATVKNKNAIALKEKVGPKTHNAPGPRGEFMDVNTAQRQRRAKGVLYYDDVPPPEWRSLYAELEAAGITEDMIVDNRQFIKDYIAQQGGPLVGLEPPVPRKYQSAHERALNNEAPASSSASTTTTTTTEHASFTKHKKAPPPAPPTQTPSSSSPAPGAPGISNIASSGYGHSTPESHSSMSPSTETPDPENEAGNEPAKFKPVFRVPPMDKLPQRAASQTSSSTNTERPLPAPPSAAPSFNPQPTTTSAPHSAATSQPAQTRKPFAVPPPFVPNPAQQAPQAYQTPQQTNQGPPAPPSRGGAPPPPPRAGMSNSGSPAPPPRNAGLTPMKTGGAGPPPPPPPARGSRGPAPPPPPSRSSAIQQQHQQQQQQQQTAHSTPPPLHQRPQVAIPIQTQNPNQPGLTSPPPPPRPGQFTSPPPPTRPAQALPQQTQVPAPIPNSFPTQTQTQTQAQTQPSQSAPPPPPLPQSMSAGGGAVPPPPPPPPPPAMSTGSAPPAPPPPPTMSTGAAPMSNGGSLPEATGDAGRDALLASIRGAGIGALKKTDKSQLDKPSVLLQEARGEPVSTQPTGGASGGGGAPPGSLADALSAALSKRKEKVAHSDDEDDEW, encoded by the coding sequence ATGGGTATACTTACAACGCaggataaagaaaagataaaaaggGCGGTGCCAAAGACAAGTAACAAGGTGATTGATGCGACCGTTGCCAGACTCTACATTGCTTATCCAGACCCTACGAAATGGGTTTTTACTGGTCTAATGGGAGCAATTGCCCTCGTAGACGATTTGGTTGGccacactttttttctcaagaTGGTTGATATAACAGGTCACCGAGGAGTCATTTGGGATCAAGAATTGTATGTCAATTTCGAATACAACCAGGATAGAAAATTCTTTCACACTTTTGAAATCGAAGACTGTTTAGTTGGTCTTTTGTTTGAGGATACTAATGATGCAACACACTTCCACAAACGAGTTACAACACGTCAAAAACACGGCTCGAGTGCCACAgtgaagaataaaaatgcAATAGctttgaaagagaaagttgGCCCCAAAACACATAACGCACCAGGACCTCGAGGCGAGTTTATGGATGTGAACACAGCACAAAGACAAAGGCGTGCAAAAGGAGTATTGTACTATGATGACGTACCTCCACCCGAATGGAGATCTCTTTACGCAGAGTTGGAGGCTGCTGGTATAACCGAAGACATGATTGTGGATAATAGGCAGTTTATTAAGGATTATATTGCTCAACAAGGTGGTCCACTAGTAGGGTTAGAGCCTCCAGTGCCGAGAAAATACCAGTCTGCACATGAAAGAGCTCTCAATAATGAAGCACCAGCATCTTCATCAGCATCAACCAcgaccaccactaccacagAGCATGCGTCATTTACAAAGCACAAGAAGGCTCCACCGCCTGCACCACCAACTCAgacaccatcatcatcttcgcCCGCACCAGGTGCACCAGGTATATCAAATATAGCATCATCAGGTTATGGTCATTCAACACCAGAGTCACATTCATCAATGTCACCATCTACTGAAACACCAGATCCTGAGAATGAGGCTGGAAATGAACCTGCCAAATTCAAACCCGTTTTTAGAGTTCCGCCGATGGATAAGCTTCCGCAAAGAGCTGCATCGCAAACTTCTTCCTCTACCAACACCGAGAGACCTCTACCAGCACCACCCTCTGCAGCACCACTGTTTAACCCACAACCTACTACTACTTCGGCACCACACTCTGCAGCAACTTCACAACCAGCTCAAACTCGCAAACCTTTTGCAgttcctcctccttttgTTCCAAATCCAGCACAGCAAGCTCCACAGGCATATCAAACACCACAGCAAACGAATCAAGGTCCTCCAGCACCACCATCTCGTGGTGGTGCACCACCCCCACCTCCAAGAGCAGGTATGTCAAACTCTGGatcaccagcaccacctcCGCGAAATGCTGGTCTCACACCTATGAAGACGGGAGGTGCaggaccaccaccaccgccACCTCCAGCAAGAGGTTCAAGAGGtccagcaccaccaccgcCACCATCAAGATCGTCAGCTatacagcaacaacaccagcagcagcagcaacaacaacagacaGCTCATTCAACACCACCTCCATTGCACCAACGTCCTCAAGTCGCTATACCAATTCAGACTCAAAATCCAAACCAACCAGGATTGACATCCCCACCTCCACCTCCAAGACCTGGCCAATTTACGTCTCCGCCGCCCCCTACGAGACCGGCACAAGCATTACCACAGCAAACTCAAGTCCCAGCTCCAATACCAAATTCATTCccaacacaaacacaaacacaaacacaagcTCAAACACAGCCATCACAATCAGCACCACCCCCACCTCCATTACCACAGTCTATGTCAGCAGGAGGTGGAGCAGTTCCACCacctccaccaccaccgccGCCTCCTGCCATGTCTACTGGATCGGCTCCTCCAGCtcctccaccaccacctaCCATGTCTACAGGTGCTGCACCGATGTCCAATGGTGGTTCTCTTCCTGAGGCAACTGGAGATGCAGGTAGAGATGCACTTTTGGCTTCGATCAGAGGCGCGGGCATTGGCGCATTAAAGAAGACAGATAAGTCACAATTAGATAAACCTAGTGTTTTGTTGCAAGAAGCTAGAGGCGAACCCGTATCTACGCAGCCAACTGGCGGCGCATCTGGTGGCGGAGGTGCTCCGCCTGGTAGTCTTGCAGATGCTTTATCTGCAGCATTGagcaagagaaaagaaaaagttgctcacagtgatgatgaagatgacgaaTGGTGA
- a CDS encoding uncharacterized protein (MEROPS:MER0043126; CAZy:CE1): MSFKTNSSITQFGGQLLKLTHESKVTKTPMNVNVFIPPAQTKKTPVLVYLSGLTCTPDNATEKSFFAYFAAKYGFALVFPDTSPRGANIKGEDDSWDFGTGAGFYVDATQSPWSENYRMYSYVHGELQDELAKAYPELDFDNVSITGHSMGGMGALVGFLRQARPYKSVSAFSPISNPSVVQWGEKNFGNYLGEEDKTKWAQYDPTELIKSYKGDDSTSILIHQGLNDNFYENQLKPENLVEAGKGYKGGIDLRLVDGYDHSYFFISTFVEEHAKHHAKYLGL, encoded by the coding sequence ATGTCGTTCAAGACCAACTCCTCTATAACCCAATTCGGCGGTCAATTGCTCAAATTGACCCATGAGTCAAAAGTTACCAAGACCCCAATGAATGTGAATGTGTTCATCCCACCGGcacaaaccaaaaagacACCAGTGTTGGTCTACCTTTCGGGATTAACGTGCACACCAGACAATGCCACTGAGAAATCATTTTTCGCCTACTTTGCTGCCAAGTATGGGTTTGCCTTAGTATTTCCTGATACTTCACCACGTGGCGCTAACATCAAAGGAGAAGACGACTCTTGGGATTTTGGAACAGGTGCCGGATTCTATGTTGATGCTACACAATCTCCCTGGTCCGAAAACTATAGAATGTATAGCTATGTTCATGGAGAATTACAGGATGAGTTGGCCAAGGCGTATCCTGAATTGGATTTCGATAACGTTTCCATCACTGGCCATTCTATGGGTGGAATGGGTGCGCTCGTTGGATTCTTGAGACAAGCTAGACCATATAAATCAGTTAGTGCGTTCTCACCTATTTCTAACCCAAGCGTGGTGCAATGGGGAGAAAAGAATTTTGGAAACTATCTTGGTGAAGAAGACAAGACCAAGTGGGCACAATATGATCCTACAGAATTGATTAAAAGCTATAAAGGTGATGATAGTACATCTATCTTGATCCACCAAGGATTAAATGATAACTTTTACGAGAACCAATTAAAACCAGAGAATTTGGTTGAAGCAGGAAAAGGCTACAAGGGAGGTATCGATTTGAGATTGGTGGATGGTTATGACCACTCATACTTCTTTATTAGTacatttgttgaagaaCACGCCAAACACCATGCAAAGTATTTGGGATTATGA
- the PLB1 gene encoding Lysophospholipase 1 has product MFRFTLGMFVQHFIYILLSVASIASAWSPTDSYAPGKVDCPSDVDLVRVADRISDEEESWLEGRDGVTQDLIVEFLQNANMSDFDAESYVKGLNQSLHIGLAFSGGGYRAMLNGAGQLSALDSRTKGNKSSDAQGLGGLLQASTYLAGLSGGSWLVGSIVMNNFTSVQDIIDKNEIWDLSHSIMNYGGINVIKTYEYYKGISDDLDAKKDAGFELTLTDAWGRGLSHQFFSTLNDSGASMTFSSLQDWDVFTEYKMPFPIFVSDTRAPNTQIISLNSSLNEFNPFEIGSWDSSIYQFSKIKYLGSEVEDGEANGTCYAGFDNAGFVMGTSSTLFNQFILQINTTSLSSTVKSIITSFLKDFSKDENDVAIYEPNPFYDTDVGTSEHIAQNETYTLVDGGEDGQNIPLWPLFQPTRDVDVVFAFDNSADTDESWPNGTSLVMSYERQFVDAGNSTIFPYVPDQQSFINLNLSAKPTFFGCDAKNLSSLVQNDQTSVYDTPLLVYIANRPFSYWTNTSTFKMKYDTSERNSIIQNGFEVASRYNLTLDPEWPACVGCAIIRRSQERNGEEQSEQCKQCFERYCWDGSLDTTTNEDRINFTSEGTTSDSESLKTSEGSSLVSKLSWSVWFSLLAALCMFSF; this is encoded by the exons TCCGATTT ACACTAGGGATGTTTGTTCAACACTTTATATACATCCTCCTATCCGTGGCTTCCATAGCCTCAGCTTGGTCACCCACAGACTCTTATGCACCAGGAAAAGTGGATTGTCCCTCCGATGTGGATCTCGTGCGTGTTGCCGACCGTATCTCCGATGAGGAAGAGTCCTGGTTGGAAGGAAGAGATGGCGTGACACAGGACCTCATTGTTGAGTTTTTACAAAATGCAAATATGTCAGACTTTGATGCCGAGAGCTACGTCAAGGGCTTGAACCAAAGCTTACACATTGGATTGGCATTCTCCGGCGGTGGGTACCGTGCCATGTTGAATGGTGCAGGACAATTGAGTGCTTTGGACTCAAGAACCAAGGGAAATAAAAGTTCCGATGCGCAAGGTTTGGGTGGATTGTTGCAAGCAAGCACCTACCTTGCCGGATTATCTGGTGGTAGTTGGCTTGTGGGGTCAATTGTTATGAACAACTTTACCTCAGTACAAGACATTATAGACAAGAATGAGATTTGGGACTTGAGCCACTCAATTATGAATTATGGTGGTATCAATGTTATCAAAACCTATGAATACTACAAGGGCATTTCAGACGATTTGGATGCAAAGAAGGATGCCGGTTTCGAATTGACATTGACCGATGCCTGGGGCAGAGGCTTGTCTCATCAGTTCTTTTCGACTTTGAACGACTCTGGTGCATCCATGACTTTTAGTAGTTTACAAGATTGGGATGTGTTTACAGAATACAAGATGCCATTTCCCATCTTTGTTAGTGACACTAGAGCGCCAAACACTCAGATTATCAGCTTGAACTCGAGTTTGAATGAATTTAACCCATTTGAAATTGGAAGTTGGGATTCAAGTATCTACCAATTCAGTAAGATCAAGTACTTGGGATCAGAGGTTGAAGACGGAGAAGCAAATGGTACATGTTATGCAGGTTTCGACAATGCCGGGTTTGTTATGGGTACATCATCCACTTTGTTTAATCAAttcattttgcaaatcaaCACCACCTCGTTATCATCAACTGTCAAGTCTATTATCACTTCGTTTTTAAAAGATTTCTCCAAAGATGAAAACGATGTTGCCATTTACGAGCCAAACCCATTCTACGACACCGATGTTGGAACATCAGAACACATTGCGCAAAACGAGACATACACCTTGGTTGATGGTGGTGAAGATGGACAAAATATCCCACTTTGGCCATTGTTCCAACCTACTCGTGATGTTGACGttgtttttgcatttgACAACTCGGCAGACACGGATGAGTCGTGGCCCAATGGTACTTCTTTAGTTATGTCGTACGAGAGACAATTTGTCGATGCCGGAAACAGCACCATCTTCCCATACGTGCCTGATCAACAATCATTCATCAACTTGAACTTGTCTGCAAAACCAACCTTTTTTGGTTGTGACGCCAAGAATCTTTCGTCATTGGTGCAAAATGACCAAACAAGCGTTTATGATACTCCACTCTTGGTATACATTGCCAACCGTCCATTCAGTTATTGGACAAACACTTCAACATTCAAGATGAAGTATGATACTTCTGAGCGTAATTCGATTATCCAAAATGGGTTTGAAGTTGCTTCTCGTTACAACTTGACCCTTGACCCTGAATGGCCAGCATGTGTTGGTTGTGCCATCATTAGAAGATCACAAGAACGTAATGGGGAAGAACAAAGTGAACAATGTAAGCAATGTTTTGAAAGATATTGTTGGGATGGAAGCTTGGATACCACGACAAACGAAGACAGAATCAATTTCACTTCGGAAGGTACTACAAGCGATTCTGAATCATTAAAGACCAGTGAGGGATCAAGTTTGGTGAGCAAGTTGAGCTGGTCCGTGTGGTTTAGTTTATTGGCTGCATTGTGTATGTTCCTGTTCTGA